The Lysobacter gummosus genome includes a region encoding these proteins:
- a CDS encoding head decoration protein, which yields MRLTTYPPVFEGLNLGDLLKFEADNLYSRDQVTVAAGQVVQLGQVVGRIAATGEIAALDPTATDGREVAAGVAIVPITTVAESSPDGLIVARHATVADHALIWPRAATPEQRVAAIAQLRGIGVLVRHGV from the coding sequence ATGCGATTGACGACCTACCCGCCGGTCTTTGAGGGTCTGAACCTGGGCGATCTGCTCAAGTTCGAGGCCGATAATCTTTACTCGCGCGATCAAGTCACCGTCGCCGCCGGCCAAGTTGTGCAGCTCGGCCAGGTCGTCGGCCGCATTGCAGCCACTGGCGAAATCGCGGCGCTCGATCCGACGGCCACTGACGGTCGCGAAGTCGCCGCCGGTGTGGCCATCGTGCCGATCACGACCGTTGCCGAGTCCAGTCCGGATGGCTTGATCGTTGCCCGTCACGCGACCGTCGCCGACCACGCCCTGATCTGGCCGCGCGCGGCCACCCCTGAACAACGCGTCGCCGCCATTGCGCAGCTGCGTGGCATCGGCGTCCTCGTGCGCCACGGAGTCTGA
- a CDS encoding S49 family peptidase — MTGLPHLAARVFNTPLLIYRAKLDVILSVLTPKFELQTLPPPQMGPPALAPRLADERGISVLPIHGTLVQRTGGLDALSGLTSYQSIARRLDAALADESVRGIVLDVDSPGGEAAGVFDLADHIRAARSQKPIWAVANDGAFSAAYALASAADRVYVTRTAGVGSIGVIALHVDQSQKDANAGLKFTPIQAGARKSDGSPHAELTTEARDSIQTEVNRLYELFVLTVADQRGLSADTVRKTEAALYFGQDAINVGLADRMGTLSDAVQQMHTELDAAARPLFLENPNMSTPDSTAPAVDTDAVRAQAHGDALAIAELCELAGQPALTASFLAEDLTAATARQRLLAAKAESPEITSHLSPTAPVPTVATSLADNPLIHAVKARAAAARRER; from the coding sequence ATGACCGGACTGCCCCACCTGGCGGCGCGCGTGTTCAACACGCCGCTGCTGATCTATCGCGCCAAGCTCGACGTCATCCTGAGCGTACTGACGCCCAAGTTCGAACTGCAGACGCTTCCGCCGCCGCAAATGGGACCGCCCGCGCTGGCACCACGACTGGCCGACGAACGCGGCATCTCCGTGCTGCCCATCCACGGCACGCTCGTACAGCGCACGGGCGGACTGGATGCGCTCTCCGGGCTGACCAGCTATCAATCGATCGCCCGGCGCCTCGACGCGGCACTGGCCGACGAGTCGGTGCGCGGCATCGTGCTCGATGTCGACAGTCCTGGCGGCGAAGCCGCTGGGGTGTTCGATTTGGCCGACCACATCCGCGCGGCGCGATCGCAGAAACCCATCTGGGCCGTGGCGAACGATGGGGCATTTTCGGCCGCGTATGCGCTAGCGAGCGCTGCTGATCGCGTATACGTAACTCGCACCGCCGGTGTGGGTTCGATCGGCGTGATCGCGCTGCATGTGGATCAGTCGCAGAAAGACGCCAATGCCGGATTGAAATTCACGCCGATCCAAGCCGGCGCGCGCAAGAGCGACGGCAGCCCGCATGCCGAGCTGACCACCGAGGCGCGTGACTCGATCCAAACCGAGGTCAACCGCCTCTACGAGCTATTCGTCCTGACCGTCGCTGATCAACGCGGGTTGAGCGCGGATACGGTACGCAAGACCGAGGCCGCCCTGTACTTCGGTCAGGACGCGATCAACGTCGGCCTGGCCGACCGCATGGGCACGCTCAGCGATGCCGTGCAGCAGATGCACACCGAACTGGACGCCGCCGCGCGTCCGCTATTCCTGGAGAACCCCAACATGTCCACCCCCGATTCGACGGCGCCCGCCGTTGACACCGACGCTGTGCGCGCGCAGGCACACGGCGATGCGCTCGCCATCGCCGAGCTGTGCGAGCTGGCGGGCCAACCGGCCCTGACCGCGAGCTTTCTGGCTGAAGATCTCACCGCCGCGACGGCGCGCCAACGGCTGCTCGCCGCGAAGGCCGAGTCGCCCGAGATCACGAGCCACCTGTCGCCGACCGCGCCCGTGCCGACCGTGGCGACATCTTTGGCGGACAACCCGCTCATCCACGCGGTCAAGGCGCGCGCCGCCGCGGCGCGGAGGGAGCGCTGA